The following proteins are encoded in a genomic region of Helicobacter macacae MIT 99-5501:
- a CDS encoding phosphopantetheine-binding protein: MQTDKPQNQSQNELNQLKEELKNLIITSLNLPDMKSSDIGDDMPLFGTEDNGLGLDSVDALELGLAIQKQYGLKLDSKQGNLKEIFYSVATLSKYITEQAKA; encoded by the coding sequence ATGCAAACCGACAAACCACAAAATCAATCCCAAAATGAATTAAATCAATTAAAAGAAGAGCTAAAAAACCTCATCATCACAAGTCTAAATCTACCCGATATGAAATCTAGTGATATTGGCGATGATATGCCACTTTTTGGCACAGAGGATAACGGCTTGGGACTTGATAGCGTAGATGCGCTAGAGCTAGGACTTGCTATCCAAAAGCAATACGGACTAAAGCTAGATAGCAAGCAAGGGAATCTAAAAGAGATTTTTTATAGCGTGGCAACTCTTAGTAAATACATTACCGAACAAGCAAAAGCCTAA
- a CDS encoding acyl carrier protein, whose product MEKQEIFEVLKGALIELFEIKEEKITPEAKIYHDLEIDSIDAIDLLDFIRKKTGYRMEAPDFKEVQTLQDIIDIVYKTLSTNKES is encoded by the coding sequence ATGGAAAAACAAGAAATCTTTGAAGTGCTAAAAGGCGCGTTAATTGAGCTTTTTGAAATCAAAGAAGAAAAAATCACGCCAGAGGCGAAAATCTACCACGATTTAGAGATTGATAGCATTGATGCGATTGATTTGCTTGACTTTATCCGCAAAAAAACGGGCTATCGTATGGAAGCACCTGATTTCAAAGAAGTCCAAACCCTCCAAGACATCATAGACATTGTCTACAAGACACTTAGCACAAACAAAGAATCATAA